One genomic window of Polyangium aurulentum includes the following:
- a CDS encoding ParA family protein, translating into MARPSPIIIAVANQKGGVGKTTTSVNLAASLAAAERPTLLVDCDPQGNASSGVGVRRPNIERSLYDVLIGRSTLREAIVSTAVPQLDVVPATQDLVAAEIELVDAPDRATKLRDALGPHIGGYDYVILDCPPSLGLLTLNALVAATRVLVPLQCEYYALEGLTYLMATIDRVKGAFNPDLGVEGIVLTMYDGRNSLTHQVADEVKAHFRVFDTIIPRNVKLSEAPSHGKPALLYDISSKGAQGYLSLAREVLESSRPKGKSARQRA; encoded by the coding sequence ATGGCCCGCCCCTCCCCCATCATCATCGCCGTCGCCAACCAGAAAGGTGGGGTCGGCAAGACGACGACCTCGGTCAACCTGGCCGCGAGCCTGGCCGCTGCCGAGCGGCCGACGCTCCTGGTCGACTGCGATCCGCAGGGCAACGCCTCGAGCGGGGTCGGCGTGCGCCGGCCGAACATCGAGCGCTCGCTCTACGACGTGCTCATCGGGCGCTCGACGCTGCGCGAGGCGATCGTGTCGACGGCCGTGCCGCAGCTCGACGTGGTGCCTGCGACGCAGGACCTCGTGGCTGCCGAGATCGAGCTGGTCGACGCGCCCGATCGCGCGACGAAGCTGCGCGACGCGCTCGGGCCGCACATCGGCGGCTACGACTACGTGATCCTCGACTGCCCGCCGTCGCTCGGCCTTTTGACGCTGAACGCGCTCGTGGCCGCGACGCGCGTGCTCGTGCCCTTGCAGTGCGAGTACTACGCGCTCGAGGGCCTGACGTACCTGATGGCGACGATCGACCGCGTGAAGGGCGCGTTCAACCCCGACCTCGGGGTCGAGGGCATCGTGCTGACGATGTACGACGGCCGCAACTCGCTCACGCACCAGGTCGCCGACGAGGTGAAGGCGCACTTCCGCGTCTTCGACACCATCATTCCGCGCAACGTGAAGCTCAGCGAGGCGCCGTCGCACGGCAAGCCGGCCCTGCTCTACGACATCTCGTCGAAGGGCGCGCAGGGCTACCTGAGCCTCGCGCGCGAGGTGCTCGAGTCGAGCCGGCCCAAAGGCAAGAGCGCGAGGCAGCGGGCATGA
- a CDS encoding tetratricopeptide repeat protein codes for MAPVSRRALRLSPLVAAAALSLAACGGSETPAKNPELVADPPLEGDNGPAQGAAQTDLQRAVAYIKNDRWAEAKASLERSLATSPKSAEANYYMGLVHEKENDLAGAEASYKASLAADPGMVEAAQNLAAIYLSASPPRPDDAIPLLRKALEKVPGDPGLLQNLGYALGAKGDIEGASKAYEAAIAKQDSVEARFAYATLLTEAKQADKAVPHLKKVLEGTKDNAPVLATVARMLAFGKAYGDCVAAFDRAIKLKGDDPEWFVRRGTCRHELKDEAGAMSDYQAALKLKPDFAAAHYYVGLSQLDSRKPQSAQLSMEKAVQYGGDSPIGKAAREKLKLLKSINKK; via the coding sequence ATGGCCCCCGTCTCGCGCAGAGCGCTGAGGTTGTCGCCCCTCGTCGCCGCCGCCGCGCTCTCCCTCGCGGCCTGCGGCGGCTCCGAGACGCCGGCGAAGAACCCCGAGCTCGTCGCCGACCCTCCGCTCGAAGGCGACAACGGCCCGGCCCAGGGCGCCGCGCAGACCGACCTGCAGCGCGCCGTCGCGTACATCAAAAACGACCGCTGGGCCGAGGCGAAGGCCTCTCTCGAGCGCTCGCTCGCGACGTCGCCGAAGAGCGCCGAGGCCAACTACTACATGGGCCTCGTGCACGAGAAAGAGAACGATCTCGCCGGCGCCGAGGCCTCGTACAAGGCCTCTCTCGCCGCCGATCCGGGCATGGTCGAGGCCGCGCAGAACCTCGCCGCCATCTACCTGTCCGCGAGCCCGCCGCGCCCCGACGACGCCATCCCGCTCCTGCGCAAGGCGCTCGAGAAGGTGCCGGGCGACCCGGGGCTACTGCAGAACCTTGGCTACGCGCTCGGCGCGAAGGGCGACATCGAGGGCGCCTCCAAGGCCTACGAAGCGGCCATCGCGAAGCAGGACTCGGTGGAGGCGCGCTTCGCCTACGCCACGCTGCTCACCGAGGCCAAGCAGGCCGACAAGGCCGTCCCGCACCTGAAGAAGGTCCTCGAGGGGACGAAGGACAACGCGCCGGTGCTCGCCACGGTCGCGCGCATGCTCGCCTTCGGCAAGGCGTACGGCGACTGCGTCGCGGCCTTCGACCGCGCCATCAAGCTGAAGGGCGACGACCCCGAGTGGTTCGTCCGCCGCGGCACCTGCCGCCACGAGCTCAAGGACGAGGCGGGCGCGATGAGCGACTACCAGGCCGCGCTGAAGCTGAAGCCCGACTTCGCCGCAGCGCACTACTACGTGGGCCTGTCGCAGCTCGACTCGCGCAAGCCGCAGAGCGCGCAGCTCTCGATGGAGAAGGCCGTGCAGTACGGCGGCGACTCGCCCATCGGCAAGGCCGCGCGCGAAAAGCTGAAGCTGCTCAAATCGATCAACAAGAAGTAG
- a CDS encoding ParB/RepB/Spo0J family partition protein codes for MTTDPKNPPRRALGRGLDALLPAPSPVSAAGASYGDKSVFLCPIERLSPQAGQPRQHFDEEALEELSASIREHGLIEPIVVRRAQAGQDRYEIIAGERRWRASQRAGLKDVLVVVKDVSPKDAFELALVENIQREDLNAIEVAEAYDRLLREHGYTSESLADRVGKDRSTISNSLRLLKLPPRIRTMVIGGDLSEGHARALLGAPDEKSMEEIADKTVRGRLPVRKVEELVRGARPPKGDKEGAKGGKAEGPAGKTPAVKDLEARLMRKLGTKVEVRDSNGRGELAISYASLDELDRILAVLEA; via the coding sequence ATGACGACCGATCCGAAGAACCCTCCGCGCCGCGCGCTCGGGCGGGGGCTCGACGCGCTGCTGCCCGCGCCGTCGCCGGTGAGCGCAGCAGGTGCTTCGTACGGGGATAAAAGCGTGTTTCTGTGCCCCATCGAGCGGCTCTCGCCGCAAGCAGGACAGCCTCGTCAGCACTTCGACGAGGAGGCTCTCGAGGAGCTCTCGGCGTCGATCCGCGAGCACGGGCTCATCGAACCGATCGTCGTGCGCCGCGCCCAGGCGGGCCAGGACCGCTACGAGATCATCGCGGGCGAGCGGCGCTGGCGCGCCTCGCAGCGCGCGGGCCTCAAGGACGTGCTCGTGGTGGTCAAGGACGTGTCCCCCAAGGACGCGTTCGAGCTGGCGCTGGTCGAGAACATCCAGCGCGAGGATCTCAACGCGATCGAGGTCGCCGAGGCGTACGACAGGCTCCTGCGCGAGCACGGGTACACGTCGGAGTCGCTGGCGGACCGCGTGGGCAAGGACCGCTCGACGATCTCGAACAGCCTGCGCCTCTTGAAGCTGCCGCCGCGCATCCGGACGATGGTGATCGGGGGCGATCTCAGCGAGGGCCACGCGCGCGCGCTGCTCGGCGCGCCGGACGAGAAGTCCATGGAAGAGATCGCCGACAAGACCGTGCGAGGCCGGCTGCCGGTGCGCAAGGTCGAGGAGCTGGTGCGCGGGGCGCGCCCGCCGAAGGGCGACAAGGAAGGCGCGAAGGGCGGCAAGGCCGAGGGCCCCGCGGGCAAGACCCCGGCGGTGAAGGACCTCGAGGCGCGGCTCATGCGCAAGCTCGGCACCAAGGTCGAGGTGCGCGACAGCAACGGCCGCGGCGAGCTCGCGATCAGCTACGCGTCGCTCGACGAGCTCGACCGGATCCTCGCGGTCCTCGAGGCGTAG